A single Anatilimnocola floriformis DNA region contains:
- a CDS encoding UvrD-helicase domain-containing protein → MTRVAIKRPKTDSVAFPHLLIRASAGTGKTYQLTNRYLGLLAGGVSAEKVLATTFTRKAAGEIFDRVLHRLAEAATDRVAAEKLGQALQIPGMNQEQCRDLLTTTLANQHRLRIGTLDSYFAQLASAFALELGLPAGWRIAETQEDAELQAEAIERVLEREELPELLALLHLLAKGETQRGVSELIDATVKDLYPLFLQTNPSAWTKLAPNPPLTPAQLEATISEIQKLEMPAHKSIVKAWQEDILLASEGDWESFIAHGIGGRINTGAEKYYSWVFPEEVIRPYRALLDHARSLLIKRLAAQTEATYKLLDRFNTEFQHLKQERRLMRFDDVTLALSQMEEAGNNRLSFRLGGRLSHLLLDEFQDTSLQQWQVLRPLAQIITAAQTGSSFFCVGDVKQAIYGWRGGLAEIFGALEEELSGIQNENLAESRRSAQPIIDVVNQVFQNLTKHPNLERYEGSILAWQRAFPPHTTARKELAGHVTLATSPAAESDDDKADHHRPFVAERIAELARNSPGCSIGVLVRSNAMVAHLIYLLRKLDVPASEEGGNSLLDSPAVTLLMSLLQFADHPGDSTSLFHVGNSPLAEHVGLKWPCLPYEAAAAAQKLRRELIEQGYGPVVYRWAKWLAPNCDRRDLARLQQLVEMAFSFQPRSTLRTVDFINLVTAEKVADPQPTQIRVMTIHQSKGLQFDIVVLPEIESPISGQPDQFVTGRPGPSQPVNIVCRYANQALVELLPTEFQKLFDKTTQQKVDESLCVLYVALTRAIHAMHIILEPGKPNEKNPPKTSGGLLRAALAPDQPALGGKVLFEHGDPDWYRSWKKPVVEVAETPQTSSSAPIQLAAQSKLPRRLERVAPSQLEGGNSARLSSVFRESSAALRMGDLIHKWIELIEWEDAGLPDETLLRKIMQRTLQGSNDPSFDQNEAIQRFAAMLQKPALTQVFRREEYRRSLLAELPARPDLASCEFRVYRERTFALRDGERLLSGAIDRLVLQIAGGKIIGAQVIDFKTDDISQDGVFESRVETYRPQLAAYCAAVARLYELSSAAVSARLVFVNGDRSAFLSGG, encoded by the coding sequence GTGACTCGCGTTGCCATCAAACGTCCCAAAACTGACAGCGTCGCCTTTCCACACCTGTTGATCCGCGCTTCGGCGGGAACGGGAAAGACCTATCAACTCACCAACCGCTACCTCGGCTTGCTCGCCGGCGGTGTGTCGGCCGAAAAAGTCCTGGCCACCACCTTCACGCGCAAAGCTGCCGGTGAAATCTTCGATCGCGTTCTCCATCGTCTGGCCGAAGCGGCCACCGATCGTGTTGCTGCCGAGAAACTCGGGCAGGCGCTGCAAATTCCCGGCATGAATCAAGAGCAGTGTCGCGACCTGCTCACCACGACGCTCGCCAATCAGCATCGCCTGCGGATCGGCACGCTCGATAGTTACTTCGCGCAACTGGCGAGTGCGTTCGCCCTGGAGTTGGGATTGCCTGCCGGTTGGCGAATTGCTGAAACGCAAGAAGATGCTGAACTACAAGCGGAAGCCATCGAGCGCGTGCTGGAACGCGAAGAGCTGCCGGAGTTACTCGCGCTGTTGCACTTGCTCGCCAAGGGAGAAACACAGCGCGGCGTGAGCGAGTTGATCGATGCCACTGTGAAAGATTTGTATCCGTTGTTTTTGCAAACCAACCCATCGGCTTGGACAAAGCTGGCGCCAAATCCACCACTGACTCCCGCACAGCTCGAAGCCACGATCAGCGAGATTCAAAAACTCGAAATGCCGGCGCACAAGTCGATCGTGAAGGCCTGGCAGGAAGACATTCTGCTGGCCAGCGAAGGGGACTGGGAGAGCTTCATCGCCCACGGTATCGGTGGCCGGATTAATACAGGTGCTGAAAAGTATTACTCGTGGGTTTTTCCCGAAGAGGTGATTCGGCCGTATCGCGCATTGCTCGATCATGCGCGCAGCCTGCTCATCAAGCGGCTCGCCGCGCAAACGGAAGCGACTTACAAACTGCTCGATCGCTTCAACACCGAGTTTCAGCACCTGAAGCAGGAACGCCGGCTGATGCGGTTCGACGATGTAACGCTGGCTCTCTCGCAGATGGAAGAAGCGGGCAACAACCGCTTGTCGTTTCGCCTGGGCGGGCGGTTATCGCATCTGTTGCTCGACGAATTTCAAGACACTTCGCTCCAGCAATGGCAGGTGCTACGGCCTCTCGCGCAGATCATCACCGCAGCGCAAACCGGCAGTTCATTCTTCTGCGTCGGCGACGTGAAACAGGCCATTTACGGTTGGCGCGGCGGCCTCGCAGAAATCTTTGGTGCGCTCGAAGAGGAACTTTCCGGCATTCAGAATGAGAATCTCGCTGAGAGTCGCCGTTCTGCGCAACCGATCATTGATGTGGTGAATCAGGTCTTTCAGAATCTGACGAAGCATCCGAATCTGGAACGTTATGAAGGCTCGATCCTCGCCTGGCAGCGCGCCTTTCCGCCGCACACGACCGCGCGGAAGGAGCTTGCCGGGCACGTGACATTGGCTACTTCGCCGGCGGCTGAAAGTGACGATGATAAGGCCGATCATCATCGGCCATTTGTTGCGGAGCGGATTGCGGAGCTCGCGCGAAATTCGCCGGGTTGTTCGATCGGCGTGCTGGTGCGCTCGAATGCGATGGTCGCGCATTTGATTTACCTGCTGCGCAAATTGGATGTGCCTGCGAGCGAAGAGGGTGGCAATTCGTTGCTCGATTCGCCAGCCGTTACGCTGCTGATGTCGCTGCTGCAGTTCGCCGATCATCCGGGCGATTCCACTTCGCTGTTTCATGTTGGCAACAGCCCGCTCGCCGAGCACGTCGGTTTGAAATGGCCTTGCTTGCCGTACGAGGCGGCTGCTGCTGCGCAGAAACTGCGTCGAGAGTTGATTGAGCAAGGTTACGGGCCGGTTGTCTATCGCTGGGCCAAGTGGCTGGCGCCGAACTGCGATCGTCGCGATCTGGCTCGGCTGCAACAGCTGGTCGAAATGGCGTTTTCATTTCAGCCGCGGAGCACGTTGCGGACGGTCGATTTCATCAACCTGGTGACGGCCGAAAAAGTCGCCGATCCGCAGCCGACGCAAATCCGCGTGATGACGATTCACCAGTCGAAGGGATTGCAGTTCGACATCGTCGTGCTGCCTGAAATTGAGTCGCCAATCTCCGGACAGCCCGACCAGTTTGTCACGGGTCGGCCCGGTCCGTCGCAGCCGGTGAACATCGTCTGCCGTTACGCCAACCAGGCACTGGTCGAGTTGCTACCGACGGAGTTCCAGAAGCTGTTCGACAAAACGACGCAACAAAAAGTCGATGAATCGCTGTGCGTGCTTTATGTCGCACTGACTCGCGCGATCCACGCGATGCACATCATCTTGGAACCGGGTAAGCCGAACGAAAAGAATCCGCCGAAGACCTCGGGGGGGTTACTCCGCGCCGCGCTCGCGCCCGATCAACCGGCGCTCGGCGGCAAAGTGCTGTTCGAACATGGCGATCCCGATTGGTATCGCAGTTGGAAGAAGCCAGTCGTGGAAGTGGCAGAAACGCCGCAGACTAGCAGCAGTGCGCCGATTCAACTCGCAGCGCAGAGTAAGTTGCCGCGGCGACTCGAGCGGGTGGCGCCATCGCAACTCGAAGGAGGCAACAGCGCCCGATTGTCCAGCGTATTTCGCGAATCTTCGGCAGCCTTGCGAATGGGAGATCTCATTCACAAGTGGATTGAATTGATCGAGTGGGAAGATGCCGGTCTGCCGGACGAAACGCTGTTGCGAAAAATCATGCAGCGGACGCTGCAAGGCTCGAACGATCCGAGCTTTGATCAGAACGAAGCGATCCAGCGTTTTGCCGCGATGCTGCAAAAGCCGGCGCTCACGCAGGTGTTTCGCCGCGAGGAATATCGCCGGTCTTTGCTGGCCGAACTTCCCGCCCGTCCTGATTTGGCGTCGTGCGAGTTCCGCGTCTATCGCGAACGGACTTTCGCGCTGCGTGACGGCGAGCGACTTCTGAGTGGCGCTATCGATCGACTGGTTCTGCAAATCGCCGGTGGCAAAATCATCGGCGCGCAAGTGATCGATTTCAAAACCGACGACATTAGTCAGGACGGCGTGTTCGAATCGCGCGTCGAAACCTATCGTCCGCAGTTGGCAGCGTATTGCGCTGCTGTCGCGCGGTTGTATGAACTATCATCCGCTGCAGTTTCGGCTCGACTGGTGTTTGTAAATGGCGACCGCTCGGCGTTTTTGTCGGGTGGATAG